Proteins found in one Sorghum bicolor cultivar BTx623 chromosome 1, Sorghum_bicolor_NCBIv3, whole genome shotgun sequence genomic segment:
- the LOC8081888 gene encoding F-box protein SNE → MPTIQRAEMGGAGAGVPRRPGEAVEVTELQLRIQLLGGGGGVGGAGSGSYNINDNADILAEILSRLDGRSLAAAACVCRLWAAVARRDAVWEALCLRHVGPPAPPAAAGPATRAVVAALGGYRRLYRLCLGPALDRLAQVQAQAQAARAHHLSLSLSLSLFSIDCYERLGGGGASAAGAGKGKPGRQQQPSSLLFLCKPVDVS, encoded by the coding sequence ATGCCAACGATACAGCGTGCAGAGATGGGTGGCGCAGGCGCAGGCGTGCCGCGGCGGCCGGGCGAGGCGGTCGAGGTGACGGAgctgcagctgcgcatccagctgctgggcggcggcggcggcgttggtgGCGCCGGCAGCGGCAGCTACAACATCAACGACAACGCCGACATCCTGGCGGAGATCctgtcgcgcctggacgggcggTCACTGGCGGCGGCTGCGTGCGTGTGCCGGCTCTgggccgccgtggcgcgccgcgACGCCGTGTGGGAGGCGCTGTGCCTCCGCCACGTCGGGCCCCCCGCGCCACCGGCGGCGGCCGGCCCGGCCACCCGCGCCGTCGTCGCCGCGCTCGGCGGGTACCGCCGCCTCTACCGCCTCTGCCTGGGCCCGGCGCTGGACCGGCTGGCGCAGGTGCAGGCCCAGGCGCAGGCGGCGCGGGCGCACCACCTGTCGCTCTCCCTCTCGCTCTCGCTCTTCTCCATCGACTGCTACGAGCGCCTCGGCGGCGGAGGGGCCAGCGCCGCCGGCGCGGGCAAGGGCAAGCCCGGGAGACAGCAGCAGCCGTCGTCGCTGCTGTTCCTCTGCAAGCCCGTCGACGTGTCGtga
- the LOC8081889 gene encoding CASP-like protein 2U2 — protein sequence MSHGHGGGAADNGVSPGNVPVCYYGAAGRVPAALERRVRAAELFMRCAACGLAVLAAALLGADRQTRTIFSVEKTARFTDMQSLVFLVIANGMAACYSLLQGARCLVSILTGGVLINRPMAWAIFSCDQVMAYFTITAVAVAMEAAMIGKYGSLQFQWMNTCHFYKRFCAQAGGAVACAVAASLNMVGISLVSAFNLFRLYGSGKGRK from the exons ATGAGCCACGGACACGGAGGCGGAGCCGCCGACAACGGTGTGAGCCCCGGCAACGTGCCGGTGTGCTACTACGGCGCGGCGGGGCGCGTGCCGGCGGCGCTGGAGCGGCGGGTGCGCGCCGCGGAGCTGTTCATGCGGTGCGCGGCGTGCGGGCTCGCGGTGCTCGCCGCGGCGCTGCTGGGCGCCGACCGCCAGACCCGCACCATCTTCTCCGTCGAGAAGACCGCCCGGTTCACCGACATGCAGTCGCTCGT ATTCTTGGTGATAGCAAACGGGATGGCAGCGTGCTATAGCCTGCTCCAGGGGGCGAGGTGCCTGGTGAGCATTCTGACAGGTGGTGTCCTCATCAACAGGCCCATGGCATGGGCTATCTTCTCTTGTGATCAG GTGATGGCGTACTTCACGATCACAGCGGTGGCCGTGGCGATGGAGGCGGCGATGATCGGCAAGTACGGGTCGCTGCAGTTCCAGTGGATGAACACGTGCCACTTCTACAAGCGTTTCTGCGCGCAGGCGGGAGGCGCCGTGGCCTGCGCCGTGGCGGCCAGCCTGAACATGGTCGGCATCTCGCTGGTGTCCGCGTTCAACCTCTTCCGGTTGTACGGCAGCGGCAAAGGGAGGAAGTGA